The Lolium rigidum isolate FL_2022 chromosome 2, APGP_CSIRO_Lrig_0.1, whole genome shotgun sequence genomic interval aaagcgtcccccaaacgctcgatccggcaccgtttgggggacgctttgggggaagcGACTGGAGATGGTCTGGAGTGGCCCGTCGGCGTCGCTTAGACCAATCGACCATACCATTTAAGTTTTGATCTGGTCGAGGAAGCCTAACAGCCGACGAATTTTAGTTTTAATAGAGGGCATATAtattttacattaataaaaaataaTTTACATAACGtgaaaaataagaaaataaataaataagtaaaCCCTAGCTAATTATGGTTTGCGCTATCGCCACCTATTCCTCGTCACCGAGGTCGATGAATGTTGTTGGCTCCCAAAGGCCAGTATGGCATCGAAGGATGGCCAGCCGCTCGCTGACTCTATAGTACGAGGTGGCGCGCGCAGCTGAGGGTGCATCGGCGTGAGAGGCATGAGCCAATGCGGATTCTAGCAGCAGGCTGGAAAGGCGCTGCCACTTGGCGAGGTCGTCGAGCCTGCTCTTGGTGATGGttgatggcctcctcctcgctcagCTCTGGTGGTTGGAGAGCCTCCTCATGCTTGACCACCGGTAGGTTAGGCGCCCCTTCATTGCCGTTGTCTCCGTTGTCATCTTCGTCGTTTTTCATGGCCACAGACGTAGTTGTGACTCAAGTACTCGACGTTGCCTAGGTAGCCGGCTCGGCGGCGCGGGTTGAGCTCCCAAGCATCAAACGTGTCAAGGCGGCGGAGTCAAACGCAAAGGCCGTATTGTTCCGCGGATCCGTGGGAGGATGAATCCCCTACGACGAATCTCATCTCGCCGTTCACGCCCAATGGTTCTCATGGCACCAGCGGCCCCGACACCCGCGCGAGTTTAGAAGCCAACTCGCGGGATGGTTCACGTCTGGCCATGGGACCGGTGACCCCCTCTCGTACAACTGCCGAAAGAAGTCGACAGGGACATACCGACGGTCCCTCTCCCGGCAGTGGCCATGCAAAGACCCTGCCTCATAGTCGTTCATGGTCTTCCTGAACAGCCAGGGCTTCCCCATGGTAGAGTGTTCTTTGCGATCGGTGGGGTGTGGACCATGCGATAATGGAATGGGAAAAACCTGCTTGGCCGCAATCGTTATAAAGTGCAGATGCGAGCGGGCGCCATCAATGCCGGCTCTGACCTTCGGGGCATTGCTGGCAGGCGGAAGGCAAGCGTCACACGCTAGCACTAGCGCACAGAAGACGAAGCAGGCGCCATTAAGCCGGCAACTACCACTACTGCGTAGAAGGAGAAGCAGGTGCAAATGTTGTTATGCAGTCAACATGTTGTTGAGGGAGGACACGCGCAGGGTCCGCGCTGCGTCCACATCGACACATTTCTACCCAAAGTTACGCTGCAAATGGGTCGTCACGGATACGTCGGTCTGTTTGCGTTGGGCCGTTGAGCTGGGATTTTGGTATCCAAAAAAAGATAGCCGCTATCTGTTGCGTCTACCCATTGGAGATGTCCTTAGCTTTTCTGTGTCGTGGGAGACGAGCGCTAATTTGTTTTCTAACCCGTGTGTAGCACCTACGAGATTGGCGTCCATCTTCAACGAGGACGCTTGAAGGTTTTATGATTTCATTAGATTATTCTTTTCCTCTCGAGCTCTtagcattgtacatgccctagacCCCGGATGCCCCTCAGGCTCGAGCCACACGGCCACCGCGAATAGTCATCGCCAACCCACCTCTTAAGACATACGGCAACCACGAAAACTCACCACCGCCACATGCACCCCTCGATCGAGCCACACTACCACCACGACAACCCCCAaacgccacacacacacacacacacacccctcGAGCATTGAGGCTACCGCTGATGACCCTAAACACCGCTAACTTCAACAGGCGGAGGGCAACCCCACGGATCCGTGCCGCCACATTCCCCCTCTAGCCACAGGGCCACCCCTCAGGTCCCGGCCGCCACATGCCCTTCTCAAGCCATAGAGTTACCTCCGCCCAATGGCGAGGTTCGTATTAACCAACGTGTCCAAAGACATTTCTCTAAGGGAATAAAGAAATGTTGAGGAATAAACGAAATGATAAATTAGAGATAGTTGTCCTCAGGGTTAGGCGACATATTCGGGTCGTAAAAGTCAGTTTGAGGGGGAAAACATGGTTCAAACAAATATAACATCATATTTAGTCGCAACTAAATATATTACAATCGCAATTACACCCACCTTCTCATCGGTACAGTTGATACATAGATGTACTAGGAAAATGTATATATTTTTGCACAGGGATAGGCTCCGAAGGGCCTATATACTGCATTAAACCAAAAGCGGTGTGGTACAAATTACATGAAGGACCTCAATAAACAAGATGATTCGAACCATGTCCTTTGCTTGTACATAATAGATCCTAACAGAAAGAAGGAAACACAATCGGGTCTTCCATCACCACCTATGATCTTAGGCCTCAAGCGATGGtcatcgccaccaccaccggggACTAGGCCACTTGGTGCAGTGGAGAGAGTGAGCTCTGCCACGAGTCTTCAAAGGGCCTCTAAGGAAGATTGAATAAAACCTGACGCAACACCGATGTTAGGCCAGAGTTGCTTACCGCCAGCATCAATAGTCGGCAGCCAAACTCAGGCCACCGATTATGAACTCCAAGCAACTACGGTACCATGAAATCTCTAGCCCCCTTTGTCGCTTGAGAACGCATCAGACAACTCGCCTTtctcctcgcctccatggccggtgAGAAGGGAGAGCAGCAGCAGTGATATCCAGCATGAGAGAAGACCACCAAATCGATCTCTCCAAATTTTCAGACCAAGCCTAGGTTCCACCTTGGAAGCCTGGCATTGAGCATCACCAGCGACCGTCCGGTGCCACAAAAAAGCACCAGATCGAGCAGCCTCCAGAAGACGGGGAAGACAGTCTTATTTATGAAGATGCCTAGCTCCACCTTCCTCCCAAGCCGCAGCTCCTGCCACAAGAGCAGGGCTGCGAGGACGACGAAGCACCAGATCCAGCCGTTGAGGTCTAGCGACCTACTCCCAAACTCCACCAAGGGTAAACGTACACAAAAACAAAACCTACCACTATTTCCAACGCCCTTCCTTTGCCTACTCCAGCCAGCATCGCCGGTGAAAGCGGCTCCGGTTTGGCCCAGCGGcgcggagaagaggaggaggcgagAAAGCTTCTAGAGAGAACGACAAAGGTGGAAAAAGGATGTGGTCAGATGTCGTAGGAGTACTAGCAATACGTAGAGATCATTGTAAGGATGATAGCTAAATATTTCAAACCAATTATTCCACGGGCGCGGCGATGCGCCGCGCCAAAGCCTACTAGTATTTTATATGGCAGGATTGCAAAGAACAGGAAGCATGACGCGTGTCCTAGGCCAGCCCACCAACAAGGCAACAAACAACACCCTAGATTTTAGGTGACACGACAAAAACGTAATGGCATCAACTGTGCCTAAGAAACGTTCGGAGCGTCAAAGCAAACAGTCGCCATGAACAGGAAGACATAAACGCGATCACGCCGTACCAAGCGTAGCGTCAACTCATGAATTGATAATCTACGCTCGACTGCCACGTAGTAGTCCTGAGACCTAGCAACAGTCTCCCATGCAGCACCATTGACTTGTGGAGGCAATCAATTGGCTTCTTCCTGGGAGTTGACGTGGGCGAGGAACCTCCCAAGCTGGCGATTGTAGGCGCACGGCCGCTCGAGGTGCAGCAGGTGGCCGGCCTTCGGGATGCCATGGAGTTGGCAGTTCTCGCCCAGCTGCCTGTAAATGAACCGTCAGGTTTCAGTGAGTTTATTCGGATATATCTTGTTTCGACTGAACTGAACTGCGTGTAGAGGTTTCTGCTCAAGATGATGGGCAGGGAGAGGTGATGCTTACTCTTTCATGTTCTTGGCGAGCTCTATGTCGAAAAGCTTGTCCTCCTCGCCCCAGATCAGTATTATCTTCTGTAATCACGACAGGAATCCCGTTATTTTTCAGTATTTTTTTTATGGTTAACCCAAAGTCAGAGTAGGATTTCTTCCTGAAAAACAAAATGCAGAATTGCCCAGGCTGCAAGTGTCCCAGCTTAGATTTCAGGCCCATATAAATATGCGTCAACTAGTAcccaagttgtcggccatgtcaaATTTACTCCAACTAACCCAAGTTATCGGCCCAAGTCAGCCAAGAAACATACATCcctccaaaaaaaaaaccaagaaacacTACATTGAACAAACCATTTTGATTGTCAACAAAAATAGAGCCAGTccctaacaaaaaaaaaagatctagTCCTTTCTATATTCAGTCTCTCACAAGTGACAAGCATCACCCACATATATGCCTGGTCAAGAGCAGGTTGTCTAATGTAATGCGAGTATAAGTACTAATTACACGAGCAACTCAGTGATATACTAACATGCTCAATAAATCAGTATTCCTTAACAAAGTTTTAAGGTTCCTATCATGAGCAGATTTTTCATGAGCAGACTTTTGGCATACATATAAAGTTGTGACGATGCCATATTTGCAACCTGCCAGTCACACTCACTAGAAAACTGGTTTAGTTTCGCTCCTATCTCTGTCTAGGACACACAGGTTGGTGAACAAACACTAACTAGGTGTTGTTTGGTTTGACTTAAACAAGGTGGCACAGCTTAATTACCTGTTTGAATATAGGGATCTTGGCATCCATGTTGCTGTCTAGCAACCCCTGTAGCAGCTCCTGCCTCTCCTTCCTATTGGTGAACATCGCCTACTCATCACAAAAGCAAGCAAACATATGACAAACATCCTGGTCGAAGTACTCCAAAACAAATACTGCATTCCTCGGTGAAACAAGGTCTAATCATTAGATTTTTGAAAGTAACAGCTATTCAAAAAGATTAAGCAAGAAAAAATGGCTATTTCGCTGCTAAACTAGCATTGAACACCAACTCAAATTAGCATTCAAACATGAATGGTTTGTATAATAATTACCTTGAGGTAGTCCTTGTAGAGCCTGTCCGGGAACCACATCTTCCTGTACATGGAGACTTTGAAGAGCGCCTTGAGCCCCTGGAGCGTCTCCGGCATGAGCAGCTCGGCGGAGGACCCGGACCCGAGCCGCGCCATGGTCTCCTTGTTCACGGCGTCCGTCATGGCCACCACGCACCCGGACACGGCGAGCGACCGCACCAGGTCCGGCCGCGTCTCGGCCATCTTGAACGCCACCATGCCCCCGTAGCTGAACCCGACCACGTCGCACCGCGCCACGCCGAGCCtgtccagcgccgccgccacgcaCCGCGCCTGGAACTCCGGGGAACGGTCGGCGCTGTCCGTGGTGGACGACTTGCCGAAGAAGAGCAGGTCCGGGATGTACACGTTGTAGCGCGACACCAGCACGCCGAAGTTGAACTGGAAGGTGACGTTGCCCTCGGCGGCGAAGCCGTGGATCAGGACCACGTTGGGCTTGGACTCGGGACGACGACGTCGGCTGCTGCTGGATGGCTTCTTCTtggtggcggcgtcggcggcggcgctgggctcGAGGGGGGTGATGGTGGTGCCTTTCTTGGCAGCGTGGTGCTTGGGAGCCCAGAAGTGCATGGTGGTGCCCGGCTCCAGCTCGACGTCGATGGGGCGCAGCCCGGCCAGCTTCATCATCCCCGTCAGCAGCGGCTTCTGCGCCTCGATCAGGTTCACCATCTTCTTGGCTTGGCGGGTGTCTTTCCACGGGCAGGTTGTAGCTAGCTCAAGTGTTTGAGTTGGAACTGTAGGTGGTGCTTTGTATTATAGAGCAGAAGCGAGAGCAGGGTCGCCGGAAACGGAGCTGTCAGCTGTGAGCATGCGATGAGGGGCAGTGTAACGGCCGGTGATGTCGAGGAGGGGTGACGGCGATGGGCCTGCGGACTGGTGAAGGTTGGCTGGCGGCCGAGGGGCCGGGCAGCAGGGAGAGGGGATCGCAGTAGAACGGTGAGGAGCAGGGGATCTACCGCCACAATGCACACATGCGCGGCAGCTTGGACTGGTGGCGTTGGTGCAACCAACCTATCCTACTACTGCGACAGTGTGACGCGCCGGCTGCTCCGTTCGTCACTGAAAGACAATAACATTTCCCCACTCTTTTGTCTAGTTATAATTTGTAAAACAAGGAATGGAAGGAAAATCTCTATCATCCAACTACGACTACGATATGCGAATCAGTTCGCACAAATTTAAACAGATTTGTTGCTCATCAGTGGACTGTTACCTATTGTCCTATTTCCCTGTCACGCAATTTTTTCGTGTCCATCACGCAATGACGACAAAGCCCTCGCGATGATTTTGTAGTACTCcacctcactagtagaaaactgggCTTTCGTTCAGGCCTTTTTTCCCGGTCCAGTCTGAAGCCGGGACAAATGGCCtgaccacgtcgccccgaaatcaGCTGGAGGGCACGAGGCCTTTTGTCCCGGTCCGTtaggacccttttgtcgcgggtcgtgccacggaCCGGGACAAAATGGTATGAGGCTTTCTGTGGCCTGCTGGCaccccttttgtcccggtttgagccacaAACCGGGTCCAGACCTATATATACACAGCCAGCCCCCCACCTCTCTACATTTTTtcccttggtggtgaaaggtggaggtttatgctagctctttttttcttcatgtgcacaagagatgtttgatgaaatgtttgtgaggatgtcatttgattttatttgataatatTTCTCTTCTTTTtggtcctaaaaggttagcaactattttctcgtatacataGTCCGCCCAAtactaattttctgagctacccctTGCTGAGATTTTACCTCAACGGACACTGAAGGCGTACCATACCGAGAGTGGGGAACTTACCGTGCTGCACTATAATCATCATGTTTCATTGCATaccaattcaaatttgatttccaAAACACAATGAAATTGAAGGATATGGTACGATACAACATGAATCACAAAGCGTAAAACGGAGTGGAATTGACATACGAAACTTGACGGGAGGTCCCGTGCATGATATACAAACATTTGTGGTACTGTACTGATGACAATcctcaccgtcaggatgcaagagGCAAGAACAGAAGGATATCCAAAATATCAATGCAACTGAAACAAGAGACAAGCTAAATATATTGGACAAACCCATATTGTAGGCCCACTATGTAACCTGATATGTCGTTATATATTATTGCTACTATTTAATCATATGTAATGAGTCTTCTATGCGCCATTGTATAGGATTACTGCCATAATTCCCTTACAACCATCCATATCATCTCACGGGTGTGACATGCTGTCATGCCACATCTTCCTAGTATTACTCATATCTCTATTTATTGTAGTTTAAGGACATTACAAACCATCACACCGTAGATGGACAATAATCTTTGGTTGGTGGAGTGTGGAAGTATTAAAATCAATAGGGTTAACCAACAAGGATCACACCGAAGTACATTGAACTCAATAAAAAAAACCAAATGGAAGTATCCAAATCCATAGGGAGTATCATCCTCGGATGGTAGTTCATCATTGAACTGCAAATGATTGAGGGCGGTCTATTTCAATTGACAAAAAAATTAGCATGTTTGATAGAATAATTATATGTTCGGTCCAAATGGACAAACATAGATGAAGCCattcagtggcggagcttgggcgTTTTCGTTGGGGTGggggtgaaaggacacggatgccgccaAGAGGGGGggtgggggtgaataggcggtttaaaacttttacgaatgtgacttaacaaatgtggaataatactagtgtttaatttgtcaagcacaaaacctatataactagcgttcacctatgtgcaccaatgaCTTATGCTAAGTaattcaagcaactatgtgatagcaagatatataacttcaagcacgaaggctatcacaaagtaaagtgcataagtaaagaactcgggtataggaataaccgaagtgacgcggaaacaacgatgtatcccgaagttcacactcttgcaagtgctactctccgttggagcggtgtggaggacaagtcactccaaatgcacgagggccactgtattcccctcgagaattcccatcaaaagggatgtcctcgatccactattgaACCTTAggatggtcaccgaacccgcacaaagcttggggctatctccacaacttaattggaggctcccaataaatcgccacaaaggccttgcccttcaggaatctccacaacttaattggaggccccaagaacaccactaagccaCAAAGCATAAAGCTTGAggtaatctccacaacttaattagagtccccaagaacaccacaaagaccacgaagccgtctagggtccaaagacccaagaggaacaagctcccgaagtgtatgtctcacgaactttcacctccacgtatcaccgctgAAAAATCAAACCGATGCAACAAATGCAATgaaaagaacaccacaaagatgctcaagtccttctctcttaaATTCCAATAAagttacaaaagctattgggggaataagagaggaagaacaaataggaggaggaacaccaaatttctccaagatctagatctagtggatttccctcacaaagagaggaatttgtttggtcaagatgtagatgtagatctcctctatctttttctcaaatatgagcaagaaacaTGGAGAGAATAGAGGGAGAGGAAGCTTCTCAAGAtcaacaatggagtagagagagTAGGAGAAGCCACCAACTCAATGGGGAAGAAGGGGGTTATATATAGCCTCCAAAATAGAATCTATCCGTTGAAAACGCACCCAAAACACCCCCAGTCGGACCTTCCGGGCTTGGCCGGACCAATCTGGCTGGCCGGACTCGTTCGACCAAGTCCGGACCATTCCATGCATAATTTTCGTGCTCGCAGTAATCTGGCCGGACTGAGTCTGGCCCGTGGCCGGACCAATCCGGCCGGCAGCGCACCGCATACCAAAAATGTTGCCATTTTCACATACGAACtcagattttgatgatcttggactcgttggaatcacaacgaaaatctctacaagatcatgcagggaaaccTCATAGTCCAACCACGGAGTATAAGATCAAAAGATGAAAGTTTTAACCTATCTATAAGAGCTAAACGGTAACACCTCCAATAAGGaaattgcaacaacttgagttagaaaattcggatttaggtgaaaccaatttagtTGGAAATAGGATGACAAGAGATAGCCCACAAAGAGATAAaatatttaggtgaaaccaatttcttatcagttcttagcttagtattctaaaagttaaaactgtttgtgcttacaagtaagatgcatgattgtttctatcacatgtatatttgtttgtttccctcaactcttatgcttgctaattaaccttgctagccaaagacctgtaccgagagggaatacttctcgtgcatccaaacctgaacccaaacctatgccatttgtgtccaccatacctacctacttgcATGGTATtgtccgccattccaagtaaatacttcatgtgctacctttaaacaattcaaaacttattacct includes:
- the LOC124688138 gene encoding putative aminoacrylate hydrolase RutD; its protein translation is MVNLIEAQKPLLTGMMKLAGLRPIDVELEPGTTMHFWAPKHHAAKKGTTITPLEPSAAADAATKKKPSSSSRRRRPESKPNVVLIHGFAAEGNVTFQFNFGVLVSRYNVYIPDLLFFGKSSTTDSADRSPEFQARCVAAALDRLGVARCDVVGFSYGGMVAFKMAETRPDLVRSLAVSGCVVAMTDAVNKETMARLGSGSSAELLMPETLQGLKALFKVSMYRKMWFPDRLYKDYLKAMFTNRKERQELLQGLLDSNMDAKIPIFKQKIILIWGEEDKLFDIELAKNMKEQLGENCQLHGIPKAGHLLHLERPCAYNRQLGRFLAHVNSQEEAN